The window AGGAGATGAGTTTAGCCTTTTCTGACCAGTACTGTGAATTATGACTTATAGATTtcttatattctttttcataaatatatgTATTCATGGATGTATTATCATTTATGGATGTATTCATGGATTTATCTGTATTCATTATTAAGGggaaatattaatttatttatatttacacTAACCAatcatataataataaataataaataaaaatattatagatatattttagatattataGTATGtcttttgataaattaatttccctgaatttttaattgacAAATGAAATTTGATCAAAAAGAGAAGTTTGATGTCTCTCTAGATCTTAGACATGATTTGTCTAAGAGAAATGATTTGTCTAGATCTAGAGAGACATGATTTGTCTAGTTAGATCATGATTTGGTTACCAGAAGGAGAGTTAGTCAAATTCAAGATGAACTATGTTcaattaattatttcattattcatgctatttttaaaaatgaaaaatatttaaataaaaatgcataaatgcataaataaaatatatcttaatattataaaatatataatatataatatatcttttatacTATAATGATAAGTTTCTTACCCTTAGTTTTATGTTCAAAATTGAGTATCTTCCTGGCGCCTCTAAGATTCAGAATATTAATggtatttataaatgttttgCTTATGAAGATGGGTTTATAGACCCAAATAAGGGCGGCCTGATCAGCGTGGGCTTCAAGATGCAAGTCACTAAGgagtattttatttatgtgtTCAGTACTAAATATCATGGCCTAGGGGGAGTGGGGGACTCAGACTACAGGGGAATATTCAATATAATagtatttaataatacagAAGAAGTAATAAAGTATAAGAAAGGGGAGTATGTAGGGAATATATCAATTATAAGAATAaactaaataattaaatattaataatgtatttaatgtatttgataatattgtattattatataatgtaTTATGTAagtatattataataaatctaataaatcttataaatctaataaatcttatttaattattagatttatttgtttatctTTGTTATCCCATGACGAGTACTCAAACTCAGACACTCAAGTCTCTCGCTCTAGTAAAAAGAAAGAGTGTCTCCTTCTCTCAAGACACAGTGGACAATGAGCACATGAATAAGAAGAAGAGTAAGATATGCTGCATATTCCACATGAAGAATGAGAAGAAAGataagaataaatatgagagatattaaaatttaccCTTCATTTTCCAGATTATGCCCATAGAAATTTCTTATGATAAATCTACAGAGAACACTGTAAAGATCAAAATCCACAATGAGACACACACCCTAGGGAGCTCCCTCTCAGAGAAACTTACTAAAGATCCAAGATGCCTCTTTAGTGCTTACAGTGTCCTCCACCCTAAAGACGACTTCATGTATCTCAGAGTGGGATGTGACAAGACAATATCAGTGAAGGATTGTATAGTGGAGAATTTAGTAGAACTTGAGAATATGACACAAGACATAATCaaccaaataaaataagcCTTATAGTATCATGCCTTATAgtatcatatatataaaagatataaaatttattataattgaacattattgtaatttccttattataatttaaagttaatcttattatatttacagTTGAccttattataatttaaagttaatcttattttattgacatacaaacaaactatacataaaataaataaacttaaaataaatataaaatatatttaaaataaatataaaatatatttaaataaatattagtaaacttaaaataaatataaatgtataattttagaatatcataataaatttatattttaagaaaacCCTCATTATAGACTTGATGAATATAGGAATCATTGGTACAGGTAACTGGGGCACTACAGTAGCACACATGATCTCAAAAAATGTACTAAAAAACAAGgacaaatttaataaagatattATCATCTGGGGTATACAGGAAGAATATAATAATCAGACCATGTCtgatttaataaacaaagaaCATGAGAATAAGAAATATCTCcctaatataaaattaggGGATAATATCAAGTATACAGACAAAGAGGAATCATTTAAGGATattgatattattatagTGGCACTGCCTCATCAATTTATAAACACCCTGTATAAATTCATACCACATTTGAAAGAAGACATAATAGTACTGTCAGTAATCAAAGGAGTACTAGAAGGGAATGTGTATCCTCAAGAAGCGGAATATGTTCAAGATGGAAGAAATGTGtataaagaagataatGTGCATAAAGAAGGAAGTGTATATAAAGATAAGAATGTGTATAAAGATGATGGAAAATATGCTCGAGATGGACAATGCTCTCAGCAAGAAGATAATGTGTATAAAAGTACATACAAAGAAGGAGGAAATTATGGTTCATTTAGTCTTGTAAGTGaacatattaataaaatattcaagTGTACTACTAATACACTCATGGGGGCAAATATAGCCAGAGATGTAGCACGAGGAATAAATGGTgacattttatataaaagtgAAGGGACACTGGGATACTCTAAAGAATCAGacaaagaaatattatactCATTACTAACTAGTGAAGCATACAAGATATCTTGTACTAAAGATTTAATAGGAGTAGAACTTTGTGGATctctaaaaaacataatagCTTTAGGATACGGAGTCACAGAAGGATTAGGGTGTTCAAAGAACACATCAATCTTCTATTTAAGAAGAGGATTCTTAGAAATGAAGAAGTTTCTAGAGACATTTTACCCTAGTACATCTTCATTGACTCTTTTTGAATCATGTGGGATAGCAGACTTAATAGTGTCTATTACTAGTGGGAggaattataaatatggGAAGGCTAAAGCAGAGGAAAATATTAGTGAAGGGGAATTTGAAGAAAGAATAGGGAATCAGAAGATACAAGGAGTGGGGACAGTGAATTGTGTGTATAATTATGTATTGATAGAGAAGAAATTAGAAGAATTTCCTATATTTGTGGGGATATGGAAGATATTCTGTGATAATGGGCCATGTGAACAAATACTgcaaacattttaaaaataaaagaaaatgtaataatttCATACATGTATCTCATTATTTATGCAtgcatatttaaatttatttatgcataaataaatttatattcttatatatGCAACTAGAATATATTATGcaaatttctattttaaatttatattactTATTGCATAAATTcattacaaaataatttattatgcaactataatttattatgcaactataatttattatgcAATATAGTTATAATAATACTTTATTAGTTATAATAATACTTCACTggtttataaattcatggaatatttgatttgtttatttacaaacaaatcaaaaataaaaaatataaaaagaaaatatttcctttttttatcatgTCTGAATACACCAAAGATAACACCATCTTCTTATTCGACGTAGACGGAACTCTTACTCCTTCAAGATGTCCTGCTACTCAGGACATCTTGAACCtcttaaaaaatctaagaAAAAAAGTCAAAATTGGTTTCGTAGGTGGAtcaaatattgaaaaacaAATTGAACAAGTAGGAGATAATTGTCTATCTCTTTTTGATTATGCATTCCCAGAAAATGGTctaagtttttataaaaatggtaAACTTGTTGAACAAGAAAGaattattgattttatgAAAGAAGATCTTTACAagaaatttgtaaatttctGTCTTTCTTATCTTAGTAAAATTGATATACCAATAAAAAGAGGTACATTTATTGAATATAGAGATTCTATGATTAATATTTCACCAATAGGTAGAAATTGTTCATCAGAAGAAAgattagatttttataattttgataaGAAAGAGAAAATAAGAGAGAAAATGGTAGAAGCATTGAGAAATGAATTTGATAAAGATGATATGGATTTTGTAATAGGAGGACAAATAAGTATAGATTGTTTTCCTAAAGGATGGGATAAGAGATATTGTTTGAAgcatattaaaaatgaaggAATAAGAAATGTGATCTTTTTTGGGGATATGACACAACCAGGGGGAAATGATTATGAGATATTTAGACATCCAGAAGTGAAAGGAATAAGAGTCAGTGGGCCTGAGGACACAATAAAGAAAGTAGATGAAGAactaagaaaaataaacttatgagttctttataaatataatgtcATGTCATATTATGTaatgttttaatatgtaATGTATtgtgttttattataatgtcttgtgttttattattatatttatttta of the Vairimorpha necatrix chromosome 9, complete sequence genome contains:
- a CDS encoding deoxyuridine 5'-triphosphate nucleotidohydrolase, yielding MFKIEYLPGASKIQNINGIYKCFAYEDGFIDPNKGGLISVGFKMQVTKEYFIYVFSTKYHGLGGVGDSDYRGIFNIIVFNNTEEVIKYKKGEYVGNISIIRIN
- a CDS encoding DNA-directed RNA polymerases I and III subunit, with protein sequence MPIEISYDKSTENTVKIKIHNETHTLGSSLSEKLTKDPRCLFSAYSVLHPKDDFMYLRVGCDKTISVKDCIVENLVELENMTQDIINQIK
- a CDS encoding glycerol-3-phosphate dehydrogenase [NAD(+)], which encodes MNIGIIGTGNWGTTVAHMISKNVLKNKDKFNKDIIIWGIQEEYNNQTMSDLINKEHENKKYLPNIKLGDNIKYTDKEESFKDIDIIIVALPHQFINTLYKFIPHLKEDIIVLSVIKGVLEGNVYPQEAEYVQDGRNVYKEDNVHKEGSVYKDKNVYKDDGKYARDGQCSQQEDNVYKSTYKEGGNYGSFSLVSEHINKIFKCTTNTLMGANIARDVARGINGDILYKSEGTLGYSKESDKEILYSLLTSEAYKISCTKDLIGVELCGSLKNIIALGYGVTEGLGCSKNTSIFYLRRGFLEMKKFLETFYPSTSSLTLFESCGIADLIVSITSGRNYKYGKAKAEENISEGEFEERIGNQKIQGVGTVNCVYNYVLIEKKLEEFPIFVGIWKIFCDNGPCEQILQTF
- a CDS encoding phosphomannomutase — translated: MSEYTKDNTIFLFDVDGTLTPSRCPATQDILNLLKNLRKKVKIGFVGGSNIEKQIEQVGDNCLSLFDYAFPENGLSFYKNGKLVEQERIIDFMKEDLYKKFVNFCLSYLSKIDIPIKRGTFIEYRDSMINISPIGRNCSSEERLDFYNFDKKEKIREKMVEALRNEFDKDDMDFVIGGQISIDCFPKGWDKRYCLKHIKNEGIRNVIFFGDMTQPGGNDYEIFRHPEVKGIRVSGPEDTIKKVDEELRKINL